Proteins encoded together in one Olsenella timonensis window:
- a CDS encoding exodeoxyribonuclease V subunit beta, giving the protein MSGALDLSGLNDRQRAIATTLDAPLFVEAGAGSGKTFTLTQRIAWALSPGSGADGAPFLGGLDEVLVITFTEAAAREIKERTRRTLRSAGLADQALAVDDAWISTIHGMCSRILHRHALDLGLDPSFAVVADSERAALFDRAMDETMRAARSDDAFAPLLAAYGLGTRARGDYTGVMGLVETLVGAGSSCAGGVDSLSPEAVSPDSLDEALGALAMRVEELGACRLTPAARSRVEPALEALRGLLRRPRRERTPEAVCATVGGLSLPAASGAVKDAVRAAKAARALALAEARFCAAAPHAGALLELARRVERRYREVKDESRCLDNDDLVREALLAVRDNAEVRRDYAGRFRLVMVDEFQDTDETQLELIGLLAGEDGAHLCTVGDAQQSIYRFRGADVGVFRSHGERLAEAGSVRLDTNYRSHADVLACVERACGGGPAAPGVLEGFMHLDACPTRDDKYRARDLPRIDIEVCLGRGVAGRPSKHQVATMAAQVADALARYRSHGERAGDMALLLGVTTNADLYIDAIRARGMECVVTGGSTFTATDEVKVMCALLHTLANPADTQSGLFPLLASEMFGLDANDFCELGSRAQDKLDAPTKRGIDRGLSTMEFYGGHEPSMRLSRAHEVLSRALEQVRWRGVADVCADAVRDSGWLARLEAGGAAGRARAANVLAAVRYVRDLTEGLGLGAARAATEFDAWLRVAKVPPASLAGGDGSAGDGTVRVMTIHASKGLEFGVCAVAECWSRPQSEAAVALGPLRGGARSFVLRPRDDDRKLAGLLGEIEGEELEPGAGGWGRMPLAARYAALRADDEAADAQERARLLYVAMTRARGALVLGVSAASGKEGTPSSALAAGALAALLGDAGAVAAGETSPDYGGGEPARLRCGEVSAEGRGAGRTGEATSGGTLEGFDGPLPERAADVVRLGALPAGAPESVAAPEPFALYEMFAPAEPPEGSWRAREGVFSYSSVHALLATAPSSTRRQRAAEDAGEACAEDADRATNLGSAFHELAQAMVESGRPADGARVAAQVRRWHLSDRAAGRLREALGRWERSALRAEALSWPLVRAEVPFFQPRPDSPHGDYLEGAMDLLCTDASGRRALVVDYKTGDRGLEPAEVRERHAMQAEFYAGVLLAEGYDHVECAFVCVERDDPDDPGEPLVARYAFG; this is encoded by the coding sequence GTGAGCGGAGCGCTTGACCTCTCCGGCCTGAACGACCGCCAGCGCGCCATCGCCACGACCCTCGACGCGCCCCTCTTCGTGGAGGCGGGGGCGGGGTCGGGCAAGACCTTCACGCTGACCCAGCGCATCGCCTGGGCGCTCTCCCCGGGGTCCGGCGCGGACGGCGCCCCGTTCCTGGGCGGCCTCGACGAGGTCCTGGTCATCACCTTCACCGAGGCCGCCGCGCGCGAGATCAAGGAGCGGACGAGAAGGACCCTGCGCTCGGCGGGCCTCGCCGATCAGGCGCTCGCCGTCGACGACGCCTGGATCTCTACCATTCACGGGATGTGCTCGCGCATCCTGCACCGACACGCGCTCGACCTGGGGCTCGACCCGTCGTTTGCGGTGGTGGCGGACTCGGAGCGGGCGGCCCTGTTCGACCGCGCCATGGACGAGACCATGCGCGCGGCGCGCTCCGACGACGCCTTTGCGCCGCTGCTCGCCGCCTATGGCCTGGGGACGAGGGCGAGGGGTGACTACACGGGCGTGATGGGGCTCGTGGAGACGCTGGTGGGCGCCGGCTCCTCGTGCGCGGGCGGCGTCGACTCGCTCTCGCCCGAGGCCGTGAGCCCCGACTCGCTGGACGAGGCGCTGGGCGCCCTCGCGATGCGCGTGGAGGAGCTCGGCGCCTGCCGCCTCACGCCCGCCGCGCGCAGCAGGGTCGAGCCCGCGCTCGAGGCGCTGCGCGGCCTCCTGCGCCGCCCGCGCCGCGAGCGCACGCCCGAAGCCGTCTGCGCGACGGTCGGAGGCCTGTCCCTGCCCGCGGCGAGCGGTGCCGTCAAGGACGCGGTCAGGGCCGCAAAGGCGGCCCGCGCCCTCGCGCTCGCGGAGGCGCGCTTCTGCGCGGCCGCCCCGCACGCGGGCGCGCTGCTCGAGCTCGCCCGCCGCGTCGAGCGTCGCTACCGCGAGGTCAAGGACGAGAGCCGCTGCCTGGACAACGACGACCTCGTGCGCGAGGCGCTCCTCGCCGTGCGCGACAACGCCGAGGTGCGACGCGACTACGCGGGGCGCTTCCGCCTCGTGATGGTCGACGAGTTCCAGGACACGGACGAGACGCAGCTCGAGCTCATCGGGCTTCTCGCCGGGGAGGACGGGGCGCACCTGTGCACGGTCGGAGACGCCCAGCAGTCGATCTATCGCTTCCGCGGGGCGGACGTGGGGGTGTTCCGCTCCCACGGCGAGCGCCTCGCCGAGGCGGGGAGCGTCCGCCTGGACACGAACTACCGCAGCCACGCGGACGTGCTCGCCTGCGTCGAGCGGGCGTGCGGCGGAGGCCCTGCGGCCCCCGGCGTGCTCGAGGGCTTCATGCACCTCGACGCCTGTCCCACGCGCGACGACAAGTACCGCGCCCGCGACCTGCCGCGCATCGACATAGAGGTGTGCCTCGGGCGCGGGGTGGCGGGCCGCCCGAGCAAGCACCAGGTGGCGACGATGGCCGCCCAGGTGGCGGACGCCCTCGCGCGCTACCGCTCCCACGGGGAGCGCGCCGGTGACATGGCGCTGCTGCTGGGCGTGACGACCAACGCCGACCTCTACATCGACGCCATCCGGGCGCGCGGGATGGAGTGCGTGGTCACGGGCGGCTCGACCTTCACCGCCACGGACGAGGTCAAGGTCATGTGCGCGCTGCTGCACACCCTGGCGAACCCTGCGGACACGCAGTCCGGCCTCTTCCCGCTGCTGGCGAGCGAGATGTTCGGCCTCGACGCGAACGACTTCTGCGAGCTGGGGTCGCGCGCGCAGGACAAGCTCGACGCGCCCACAAAGCGCGGAATCGACCGCGGGCTGTCCACGATGGAGTTCTACGGCGGGCACGAGCCGTCGATGCGGCTCTCTCGCGCGCACGAGGTGCTCTCGCGCGCCCTCGAGCAGGTGCGCTGGCGCGGGGTGGCGGACGTGTGCGCGGACGCGGTCCGCGACTCCGGCTGGCTCGCGCGGCTCGAGGCCGGCGGCGCCGCCGGGCGCGCCCGGGCGGCCAACGTGCTCGCCGCCGTGCGCTACGTGCGCGACCTCACGGAGGGCCTGGGCCTCGGCGCCGCCCGCGCCGCGACGGAGTTCGACGCGTGGCTGCGCGTGGCGAAGGTGCCGCCGGCGTCGCTCGCCGGCGGCGACGGCTCCGCCGGGGACGGGACGGTGCGCGTCATGACGATCCACGCCTCCAAGGGCCTCGAGTTCGGGGTCTGCGCGGTTGCGGAGTGCTGGTCGCGCCCGCAGTCCGAGGCGGCCGTGGCGCTCGGCCCCCTGCGGGGAGGGGCCCGCTCCTTCGTGCTCCGCCCCCGCGACGACGACCGCAAGCTCGCCGGGCTTCTCGGCGAGATCGAGGGCGAGGAGCTCGAGCCGGGCGCGGGCGGCTGGGGGCGGATGCCGCTCGCGGCGCGCTACGCCGCCCTCCGCGCCGACGACGAGGCGGCGGACGCCCAGGAGCGCGCGCGTCTGCTCTACGTTGCCATGACGCGCGCCCGCGGGGCGCTCGTCCTGGGGGTCAGCGCGGCGAGCGGCAAGGAGGGCACGCCGTCGTCGGCGCTCGCCGCCGGGGCGCTCGCCGCCCTCCTCGGCGACGCCGGGGCCGTCGCGGCGGGGGAGACCTCGCCCGACTACGGCGGCGGCGAGCCCGCCCGCCTGCGCTGCGGCGAGGTGAGCGCGGAGGGCAGGGGGGCGGGCAGGACGGGCGAGGCGACCTCGGGCGGGACGCTCGAGGGCTTTGACGGGCCGCTCCCGGAGCGCGCCGCGGACGTGGTCCGCCTGGGCGCGCTGCCCGCCGGCGCTCCGGAGTCGGTCGCCGCCCCCGAGCCGTTTGCGCTCTACGAGATGTTCGCCCCCGCCGAGCCGCCCGAGGGCTCCTGGCGCGCCCGCGAGGGGGTCTTCAGCTACTCGAGCGTGCACGCCCTCCTCGCGACGGCCCCCTCGTCCACGCGCCGGCAGCGGGCGGCGGAGGACGCCGGCGAGGCATGTGCCGAGGATGCCGACCGCGCCACGAACCTCGGGTCTGCCTTCCACGAGCTCGCCCAGGCGATGGTGGAGTCCGGGCGGCCCGCCGACGGGGCCCGAGTGGCGGCGCAGGTGCGTCGCTGGCACCTGTCCGACCGCGCGGCGGGGCGCCTGCGCGAGGCGCTCGGGCGCTGGGAGCGCTCCGCTCTGCGCGCGGAGGCGCTCTCGTGGCCGCTCGTGCGTGCCGAGGTGCCGTTCTTCCAGCCGCGGCCGGACTCCCCGCACGGAGACTACCTCGAGGGGGCGATGGACCTGCTCTGCACGGACGCCTCCGGGAGGCGGGCCCTCGTGGTGGACTACAAGACGGGCGACAGGGGCCTCGAGCCCGCGGAGGTTCGCGAGCGCCACGCGATGCAGGCGGAGTTCTACGCGGGCGTCCTTCTCGCCGAGGGCTATGACCACGTGGAGTGCGCCTTCGTGTGCGTGGAGCGCGACGACCCCGACGACCCCGGCGAGCCCCTCGTCGCCCGCTACGCCTTCGGGTAG
- a CDS encoding GntR family transcriptional regulator yields MVGSSLGETRLAKGPAGSSRATLYNQLADILREKIYAREWGVRSKIPSEHELMELFGVARGTVRRALKTLVDEGLLVQQHGRGTFVAEPGLSHPGGTRPFSFAASLAERGRAFVTRVVDKVLVDAPASVAYELEIDPGTTVMYLRRVRSVDGVPVVCQESWSPVSECPGLFDADFATESMFDAVQRCSGRRIKYAHVRYSARVAGNEHSELLACDEQTPLLVLEQVIRLDDGTPIEWSSTWLGLGQSVEGDAVQPD; encoded by the coding sequence GTGGTAGGGAGCTCGCTCGGGGAGACACGGCTCGCGAAGGGGCCCGCGGGGTCCTCGCGCGCCACCCTCTACAACCAGCTCGCCGACATCCTGCGGGAGAAGATCTACGCGCGCGAGTGGGGGGTTCGCAGCAAGATCCCCTCCGAGCACGAGCTCATGGAGCTCTTTGGCGTCGCGCGCGGCACCGTGCGCCGCGCCCTCAAGACGCTCGTCGACGAGGGCCTGCTCGTGCAGCAGCACGGGCGCGGCACCTTCGTCGCGGAGCCCGGGCTCTCGCATCCCGGCGGCACGCGCCCGTTCTCGTTCGCCGCGTCGCTTGCCGAGCGCGGCAGGGCCTTCGTCACGCGCGTCGTGGACAAGGTCCTCGTGGACGCCCCGGCGAGCGTCGCCTACGAGCTCGAGATAGACCCCGGCACCACGGTCATGTACCTGCGACGCGTCCGCAGCGTCGACGGCGTTCCGGTCGTGTGCCAGGAGAGCTGGTCGCCCGTCTCGGAGTGCCCCGGCCTCTTCGACGCCGACTTCGCCACGGAGTCGATGTTCGACGCCGTTCAGCGCTGCTCGGGCAGGCGGATCAAGTACGCGCACGTGCGCTACTCCGCCCGGGTCGCGGGAAACGAGCACTCCGAGCTGCTGGCCTGCGACGAGCAGACCCCGCTGCTGGTCCTCGAGCAGGTCATCCGCCTGGATGACGGCACGCCCATCGAGTGGAGCAGCACCTGGCTCGGCCTCGGGCAGTCGGTCGAGGGGGACGCCGTCCAGCCCGACTAG
- a CDS encoding triose-phosphate isomerase, with translation MEKVQLRTPFFVVNPKSYLYGEEILKLAKYTDQLAEKYDFDVLFTAQLIDLPRIIDECPHLIPCAQNMESLKPGRGMGHVLPEALAAAGVKATFLNHAENPATAHELAATIARANELGILTVVCADSVEEGEWIAGLEPDVMVCELTSLIGTGQVAGEDYMRGSTEAVKRVSPSTKVLQAAGISSGQNVYDAIRYGADGTGGTSGIVAAADPFATLDEMFEALDRARTDFCKEA, from the coding sequence ATGGAAAAAGTCCAGCTCAGAACACCGTTCTTTGTGGTCAACCCCAAGTCCTACCTCTATGGCGAGGAGATTCTCAAGCTCGCCAAGTACACCGACCAGCTCGCCGAGAAGTACGACTTTGACGTCCTGTTCACGGCGCAGCTGATCGACCTCCCGCGCATCATCGACGAGTGCCCGCACCTCATCCCGTGCGCGCAGAACATGGAGAGCCTCAAGCCCGGTCGCGGCATGGGCCACGTCCTCCCGGAGGCGCTCGCCGCCGCCGGCGTGAAGGCGACGTTCCTCAACCACGCCGAGAACCCCGCCACGGCCCACGAGCTCGCCGCCACCATCGCGCGCGCCAACGAGCTGGGCATCCTGACCGTCGTCTGCGCCGACTCCGTGGAGGAGGGCGAGTGGATCGCCGGCCTCGAGCCCGACGTGATGGTCTGCGAGCTCACGAGCCTCATCGGTACCGGCCAGGTCGCCGGCGAGGACTACATGCGCGGCTCCACCGAGGCGGTCAAGCGCGTGTCCCCGTCCACGAAGGTCCTCCAGGCCGCCGGCATCTCCAGCGGCCAGAACGTCTATGACGCCATCAGGTACGGAGCGGACGGCACGGGCGGAACGTCCGGCATCGTCGCCGCCGCCGACCCGTTCGCGACCCTCGACGAGATGTTCGAGGCGCTCGACCGTGCCCGCACCGACTTCTGCAAGGAGGCGTAG
- a CDS encoding YjbQ family protein yields the protein MAVYKEKLEMQTLAGKPTYVDITEGVRGAVEASGIKEGIAVVISCHTTCAVFSEEYDHDHTPAGDTFLQADLSDGLERIFPEQHDWSTYRYPGIQHFEEVETWPNLDSWLPGGDRTMLWNGDAHLRSTLIGSNQTFEVEDGKLQMNGLASIYFVDFDRTRERTRKAKVIVIGE from the coding sequence ATGGCAGTCTACAAGGAGAAGCTCGAGATGCAGACGCTCGCCGGCAAGCCCACGTACGTGGACATCACGGAGGGCGTGCGCGGCGCCGTCGAGGCGTCCGGCATCAAGGAGGGCATTGCCGTCGTGATCTCGTGCCACACGACCTGCGCGGTGTTCTCGGAGGAGTACGACCACGACCACACCCCTGCCGGCGACACGTTCCTCCAGGCCGACCTCTCGGACGGCCTCGAGAGGATCTTCCCCGAGCAGCACGACTGGAGCACGTACCGCTATCCCGGCATCCAGCACTTCGAGGAGGTCGAGACCTGGCCCAACCTCGACTCGTGGCTGCCCGGCGGCGACCGCACGATGCTCTGGAACGGCGACGCCCACCTGCGCTCGACGCTCATCGGCAGCAACCAGACCTTCGAGGTCGAGGACGGCAAGCTGCAGATGAACGGTCTCGCGAGCATCTACTTCGTCGACTTCGACCGCACCCGCGAGCGCACGCGCAAGGCAAAGGTCATCGTCATCGGCGAGTAG
- a CDS encoding PTS sugar transporter subunit IIB, which produces MKKIVLACGSGIATSTAVANKVSTFLDENGMAGTYNIVQCAIAEAPSQCADAALLISTTVAPAGITCPYVSGIPFLTGMGAAQAQQQILDILSK; this is translated from the coding sequence ATGAAGAAGATCGTCCTCGCATGCGGTTCCGGCATCGCCACCTCCACCGCCGTCGCCAACAAGGTCTCCACCTTCCTTGACGAGAACGGCATGGCCGGCACCTACAACATCGTCCAGTGCGCCATCGCCGAGGCCCCCAGCCAGTGCGCCGACGCAGCCCTGCTGATCTCCACCACCGTGGCCCCGGCGGGCATCACCTGCCCGTACGTGAGCGGCATCCCGTTCCTCACGGGCATGGGCGCCGCCCAGGCCCAGCAGCAGATCCTGGACATCCTGAGCAAGTAG
- a CDS encoding PTS galactitol transporter subunit IIC, translated as MDAILAFFTFIQGLGVSVMMPILLTIFGTVLGAGFGKSLKAGLTVGVGFIGLNLVINNVLGTSLAPAVEAMTERFGLALSIIDVGWPASSAIAMGSTVGLFIIPLGLVVNILMLVTNTTQTIDVDIWNYWHFAFTGSIVAIITGDIMLGFAAAVINMVVVLILGDITAPQVEKSLGMPGVSLPHGFTAAFAPIAMLVNWVIDKIPGVRDINLDVESMQKKFGVFGEPLMVGTVIGLIIGCVAYFDPADVAASVTTILTLGVSLGAVLVLIPRMAALLMEGLLPISDAASAFMQKHFATRGKIYIGLDSAVGVGHPVTLSLALILIPVMLLLAVILQPLGNQVIPFGDLSTATYMLVLITPIVNQNGFRGLIVGIIVLSVGLLISTYMAPFQTAAALQSGFDVASYAGSSDALISSLCDGANPLTFIFVFLANINGWVCVGVTGVLAVVFAIWNRMRILKEAKELHEEA; from the coding sequence ATGGACGCAATTCTTGCATTCTTCACCTTCATCCAGGGACTCGGCGTCAGCGTCATGATGCCGATCCTGCTTACCATCTTCGGCACCGTCCTGGGCGCCGGCTTTGGTAAGAGCCTCAAGGCCGGCCTCACCGTCGGCGTCGGCTTCATCGGCCTGAACCTGGTCATCAACAACGTCCTCGGCACGAGCCTCGCGCCCGCCGTCGAGGCCATGACCGAGCGCTTCGGCCTCGCGCTGAGCATCATCGACGTGGGCTGGCCCGCCTCCTCGGCCATCGCCATGGGCTCCACCGTCGGCCTGTTCATCATCCCGCTGGGCCTCGTGGTGAACATCCTCATGCTCGTCACCAACACCACCCAGACGATCGACGTCGACATCTGGAACTACTGGCACTTCGCCTTCACCGGCTCCATCGTCGCCATCATCACCGGCGACATCATGCTCGGCTTTGCCGCGGCCGTCATCAACATGGTCGTGGTCCTGATCCTCGGCGACATCACCGCGCCCCAGGTCGAGAAGTCCCTCGGCATGCCCGGCGTCTCGCTGCCCCACGGCTTCACCGCCGCGTTCGCCCCGATCGCCATGCTCGTCAACTGGGTCATCGACAAGATCCCCGGCGTCCGTGACATCAACCTCGACGTCGAGTCCATGCAGAAGAAGTTCGGCGTCTTCGGCGAGCCCCTCATGGTCGGCACCGTGATCGGCCTCATCATCGGCTGCGTCGCCTACTTCGACCCGGCTGACGTCGCCGCCTCCGTGACCACGATCCTCACCCTGGGCGTGTCCCTCGGCGCCGTGCTCGTGCTCATCCCGCGTATGGCCGCCCTGCTGATGGAGGGCCTGCTCCCCATCTCCGACGCCGCCTCCGCGTTCATGCAGAAGCACTTCGCCACCCGCGGCAAGATCTACATCGGCCTCGACTCCGCCGTCGGCGTCGGCCACCCCGTGACCCTGTCGCTCGCCCTGATCCTGATCCCGGTCATGCTGCTGCTCGCCGTCATCCTGCAGCCGCTCGGCAACCAGGTCATCCCGTTCGGCGACCTCTCCACCGCGACCTACATGCTCGTTCTCATCACCCCGATCGTGAACCAGAACGGCTTCCGCGGCCTGATCGTCGGCATCATCGTCCTGTCCGTCGGCCTGCTCATCTCCACCTACATGGCCCCGTTCCAGACCGCCGCTGCGCTGCAGTCCGGCTTTGACGTCGCCTCCTATGCGGGCAGCTCCGACGCCCTCATCTCCTCGCTGTGCGACGGCGCCAACCCGCTGACGTTCATCTTCGTCTTCCTGGCCAACATCAACGGCTGGGTGTGCGTCGGCGTCACCGGCGTCCTGGCCGTCGTCTTCGCCATCTGGAACCGCATGCGCATCCTCAAGGAGGCCAAGGAGCTCCACGAGGAGGCGTAA
- a CDS encoding class II fructose-bisphosphate aldolase, which translates to MLVNLRDICAIAEQNNMAIASFNAPSFEACRATIDAAEATGYPVILSHAEAHESIMPLDAMGPAMVALAERSSALVCVHLDHCEHLSYMRRALEMGFTGAMYDGSMEPYEVNVENSARAAAMCHDYDCGLECELGSMGSREGGASAEGGTAEEAGAVYTDPDQAREFIEATALDILACSFGTVHGLYKGEPHLSFDVLGAIRDRIKVPLVMHGGSGVSDEDYVKAINAGIRKVNYYTYGAKFAGEAAAETVERIRTSGSGQPVYWHDLTCAAYDRLVEDFTSVIKVFANGAEPLA; encoded by the coding sequence ATGCTCGTCAACCTTCGCGACATCTGCGCCATCGCCGAGCAGAACAACATGGCGATCGCGTCGTTCAACGCCCCGAGCTTCGAGGCGTGCCGCGCCACCATCGACGCGGCCGAGGCAACGGGCTACCCCGTGATCCTCTCGCACGCCGAGGCGCACGAGTCCATCATGCCGCTCGACGCCATGGGCCCGGCCATGGTCGCGCTCGCGGAGCGCTCGAGCGCCCTTGTCTGCGTCCACCTCGACCACTGCGAGCACCTCTCCTACATGCGCCGCGCCCTCGAGATGGGCTTCACCGGCGCCATGTACGACGGCTCCATGGAGCCCTACGAGGTCAACGTCGAGAACTCCGCCCGCGCCGCGGCCATGTGCCACGACTACGACTGCGGCCTGGAGTGCGAGCTCGGCTCGATGGGCTCGCGCGAGGGCGGCGCGTCGGCCGAGGGCGGCACCGCCGAGGAGGCCGGGGCCGTCTACACCGACCCCGACCAGGCCCGCGAGTTCATCGAGGCCACCGCGCTCGACATCCTCGCCTGCTCGTTCGGCACGGTGCACGGCCTCTACAAGGGCGAGCCGCACCTGAGCTTCGACGTGCTCGGCGCCATCCGCGACCGCATCAAGGTGCCCCTGGTCATGCACGGCGGGTCGGGCGTCTCCGACGAGGACTACGTCAAGGCCATCAACGCCGGCATCCGCAAGGTCAACTACTACACCTACGGTGCCAAGTTCGCCGGCGAGGCCGCCGCGGAGACGGTCGAGCGCATCCGCACCTCCGGCTCCGGCCAGCCCGTCTACTGGCACGACCTGACCTGCGCCGCCTACGACCGCCTGGTCGAGGACTTCACCTCGGTCATCAAGGTCTTCGCCAACGGCGCCGAGCCGCTCGCCTAG
- a CDS encoding PTS sugar transporter subunit IIA produces MSAVDTSLFTPELVFFDFEAADREEFFAKLGDELKSRGYVKDTWYEAITTREKNYPTGLACEAVQVAIPHTDPEHLEKPYIAVIRPKSPVDFEPMGGIGDTVHAELIINLGLLAHANDQVAVLQALMMVFMDDAAVADVLAQTTPEGMVETMVKYCGREQ; encoded by the coding sequence ATGTCTGCAGTCGACACCAGCCTGTTCACCCCCGAGCTCGTCTTCTTCGACTTCGAGGCCGCCGACCGCGAGGAGTTCTTCGCCAAGCTCGGCGATGAGCTCAAGAGCCGCGGCTACGTCAAGGACACGTGGTACGAGGCCATCACCACGCGCGAGAAGAACTACCCGACGGGCCTTGCCTGCGAGGCGGTCCAGGTGGCCATCCCGCACACCGACCCCGAGCACCTCGAGAAGCCCTACATCGCCGTGATCCGCCCGAAGAGCCCCGTCGACTTCGAGCCGATGGGCGGCATCGGCGACACGGTCCACGCCGAGCTCATCATCAACCTCGGTCTTCTCGCCCACGCCAACGACCAGGTGGCCGTCCTGCAGGCCCTCATGATGGTCTTCATGGACGACGCCGCGGTGGCCGACGTCCTGGCGCAGACCACGCCCGAGGGCATGGTCGAGACCATGGTCAAGTACTGCGGTCGCGAGCAGTAG